In Trifolium pratense cultivar HEN17-A07 linkage group LG7, ARS_RC_1.1, whole genome shotgun sequence, a genomic segment contains:
- the LOC123894189 gene encoding uncharacterized protein LOC123894189, with translation MGGEGRVEVVSGKGCSRLFSSSFRGLQPLEQMSSVSSSPQVSSNAPFAGLVICVTGLSKEARNQVMEATARLGGQYSPNLHPQCTHLVVQNFGGRKFEHALKHGAKNGLFVVTLGWFVDSVRKNVRLTESLYSLKSHGDNNMHLDDFRLLPGYTNAGNCLPAKIHEIKHTHHAEELRRFSGRESNRSLDSTLSGCSIYVDPSISSELQNKVVEAASREGASFVEQWFVGCNVSHVVTEGTSIQRYLGYSSNLITPLWILKTAKEKQVQRLVNMSVDLARQVGSMLEDVHNGISGKEAVKPKVLDEVGYKERQQIVNSAKNGVRSRRGRRMQTCQTPIRPITPNNLLDSICWSISEATSTASIYTDSFSAEDPNENHTSIFFDAKGDGKDADASFSNSTRPLTESEKSELIFKNHFLTILFPIDRFSEIGPSTRTFFSHNGFTCLQVLDNIHAFYQENMPSHEIEVAIHTDSRHADRLRSVYSSKETAERGYVMFKRIEFLGSRTSFEMLKRVSGDNNSNVYELLLRA, from the exons ATGGGTGGTGAGGGTAGAGTTGAAGTTGTGAGTGGAAAAGGGTGTTCAAGGTTGTTTTCATCTTCATTCAGAGGTCTTCAGCCATTGGAGCAAATGTCTTCTGTTTCATCCTCGCCGCAAGTGTCATCAAATGCTCCTTTTGCTGGTCTTGTTATATGTGTTACTGGTTTATCGAAAG AAGCAAGGAATCAGGTCATGGAGGCTACAGCGAGATTAGGTGGCCAGTATAGTCCTAATCTGCATCCTCAATGTACTCATTTGGTGGTTCAG AACTTTGGTGGACGCAAATTCGAGCATGCGTTGAAGCATGGAGCAAAAAATGGTCTCTTTGTTGTCACACTGGGTTGGTTTGTGGATAGTGTCAGGAAAAATG TAAGGTTGACTGAATCACTTTATAGTTTGAAGAGTCATGGAGATAACAATATGCACTTGGATGATTTTAGACTGCTTCCCGGTTATACAAATGCTGGTAATTGTCTTCCTGCAAAAATCCATGAGATCAAGCATACTCATCATGCTGAAGAATTACGAAGATTCTCTGGGAGAGAGTCTAACAGAAGTCTGGACTCAACTCTGTCTGGTTGCTCCATCTATGTTGATCCAAGCATTTCATCCGAATtgcaaaacaag GTTGTTGAGGCTGCCTCAAGAGAAGGTGCTAGTTTTGTGGAACAATGGTTTGTTGGCTGCAATGTTAGTCATGTAGTGACTGAAGGGACATCCATTCAAAGATATCTTGGATACTCTAGTAACCTCATTACA CCACTGTGGATTCTCAAAACAGCTAAGGAGAAACAAGTGCAAAGGCTTGTTAACATGTCTGTTGATTTGGCAAGACAAGTTGGCTCGATGCTTGAAGATGTTCATAATGGCATTTCAGGGAAG GAAGCAGTAAAGCCAAAAGTCCTTGACGAAGTTGGTTACAAAGAAAGGCAACAAATAGTAAATTCAGCAAAAAATGGTGTCAGAAGTCGCCGTGGTCGTCGAATGCAG ACATGTCAGACTCCAATCCGTCCGATAACACCTAACAACCTTCTGGACTCTATCTGCTGGTCAATATCAGAAGCAACTTCAACTGCTTCCATTTACACAGACTCTTTCAGTGCTGAAGATCCTAATGAAAATCATACTTCAATATTTTTTGATGCAAAAGGGGATGGAAAGGATGCAGACGCTTCATTTTCGAACTCGACACGTCCTCTAACAGAAAG CGAGAAATCTgagttgatatttaaaaaccaTTTTCTTACCATACTCTTCCCAATCGACCGGTTTTCCGAGATTGGCCCTTCCACAAGAACGTTTTTTAGCCATAACGGTTTTACGTGTCTTCAGGTGTTGGATAATATCCATGCATTTTATCAG GAGAACATGCCAAGCCATGAAATAGAAGTGGCAATTCATACAGATTCAAGACATGCGGACAGACTCCGATCAGTGTACTCAAGTAAGGAAACAGCGGAGCGTGGGTATGTGATGTTCAAACGAATTGAATTTTTGGGTAGTCGTACAAGTTTTGAAATGTTGAAGCGTGTAAGTGGGGACAACAACTCCAACGTGTATGAGTTATTACTTAGGGCATAA